A section of the candidate division WOR-3 bacterium genome encodes:
- the ftsH gene encoding ATP-dependent zinc metalloprotease FtsH yields MKREKRGSVDFSYFYGLLKEGKVKSLVVVEQDIEGELTEPVRLDPEEDEFKLFKTRIPYPDPDLIREILQDSTVVVSSKNPSTFWQYILPWIPIVVIFVAWIFIWRYMMDNQGSGKAFSFAKSRAKRFIATKNKVTFKDVAGGDEAKEELREVIVFLKDPKKFTRLGAKVPKGVLLIGAPGTGKTLLARAVAGEADVPFFSITGSDFVEIFVGVGASRVRDLFRNAKENTPCIIFIDEIDAVGRHRGNSLSGAHEEREQTLNALLSEMDGFEQNQGIIVVAATNRPEILDAALLRPGRFDRRVIVDVPDVIGRKGILEVHTKNLPLAPGVDLGILAKQTPGFVGADLANMANEAALQAAKKNKDYLEMSDFEWAKDKILMGVERKSLLISEKEKIITANHEAGHAIVAKFLEESDPIHKVSIIPRGRALGVTQSLPIDDKRIYRKTYIEGMLCQLLGGRAAEMLVFGEPTTGASNDLEKASQIARTVVTEWGMSDKIGPINFGRNDERFSIGGKEFSQGKEYSEATAVVIDEEVKKILDSSYDKAAAILRDNFDVFEKTVKKLLEKEVVTGAEIDEIIVECGKTPLNKETE; encoded by the coding sequence ATGAAAAGGGAAAAAAGAGGGAGCGTCGATTTTTCTTACTTTTACGGCCTTTTGAAAGAAGGAAAAGTGAAATCCCTCGTAGTCGTCGAACAGGACATAGAAGGAGAACTTACAGAACCTGTGAGGCTCGATCCCGAAGAAGACGAGTTCAAGCTTTTCAAGACAAGAATCCCTTATCCCGACCCCGATTTGATAAGAGAGATACTTCAGGACAGTACAGTAGTCGTTTCCTCCAAAAATCCTTCCACTTTCTGGCAGTACATTCTGCCGTGGATACCGATTGTAGTGATTTTTGTCGCCTGGATTTTTATATGGCGATACATGATGGACAATCAGGGTTCGGGCAAAGCGTTTTCATTCGCCAAATCGAGAGCGAAAAGATTTATAGCCACCAAAAACAAGGTGACTTTCAAAGACGTCGCGGGCGGAGATGAAGCCAAGGAAGAACTCAGGGAAGTCATTGTTTTTTTAAAAGATCCGAAAAAATTTACAAGGCTTGGCGCAAAAGTGCCAAAGGGAGTTCTTCTGATCGGTGCACCGGGGACAGGAAAAACGCTTCTCGCCAGGGCAGTTGCCGGAGAAGCTGACGTTCCTTTTTTTTCAATCACCGGCTCGGATTTTGTTGAGATTTTCGTCGGTGTAGGCGCGAGCAGGGTTCGTGATCTTTTCAGGAATGCCAAGGAAAACACACCTTGCATAATTTTTATTGACGAAATAGACGCCGTGGGTAGACACAGAGGAAATTCCCTCTCAGGAGCTCACGAGGAGAGGGAGCAGACCCTGAACGCTTTGTTGTCTGAGATGGACGGATTCGAACAGAATCAGGGTATCATAGTCGTTGCGGCCACCAACCGTCCAGAAATACTCGACGCAGCGCTTCTCAGACCCGGCAGATTTGACAGGAGAGTCATAGTCGACGTTCCTGATGTAATCGGAAGAAAAGGGATTCTCGAAGTGCACACGAAAAATCTACCGCTCGCTCCCGGCGTGGATCTGGGAATTCTTGCCAAGCAAACTCCGGGATTCGTCGGAGCGGATCTCGCGAACATGGCCAACGAAGCAGCTCTTCAGGCGGCAAAGAAAAATAAAGATTATCTCGAGATGTCGGATTTCGAATGGGCCAAAGACAAGATATTGATGGGTGTCGAAAGAAAATCCCTGTTGATCAGCGAGAAAGAGAAAATTATCACCGCCAATCACGAAGCCGGACACGCAATAGTTGCGAAATTTCTGGAAGAATCCGATCCTATACACAAGGTTTCAATAATTCCCAGAGGAAGAGCTCTCGGTGTCACTCAGTCCCTTCCCATAGACGATAAGCGGATTTACAGAAAAACTTATATCGAAGGTATGCTGTGTCAGCTTCTCGGAGGAAGAGCCGCGGAAATGCTCGTTTTTGGAGAGCCGACGACGGGTGCTTCAAACGACCTTGAAAAGGCGTCGCAGATAGCAAGGACAGTGGTCACCGAGTGGGGAATGAGCGATAAGATAGGACCGATCAATTTCGGCAGAAACGACGAAAGATTTTCAATAGGCGGAAAGGAATTTTCCCAGGGAAAAGAATATTCCGAGGCCACCGCCGTAGTCATAGACGAAGAAGTGAAGAAAATATTGGATTCCTCATACGATAAGGCCGCCGCGATACTGCGTGACAATTTTGACGTATTTGAAAAGACAGTTAAAAAACTTCTTGAAAAAGAGGTGGTAACGGGCGCTGAAATAGATGAAATAATAGTCGAATGCGGCAAAACCCCTTTGAACAAAGAAACAGAATGA
- the hpt gene encoding hypoxanthine phosphoribosyltransferase, which produces MEIKEVILGEKEIELAVRNLARELNNVYKDDDKVVLVAILKGSVVFASDLMRKLSFSVELDFIAASSYGSSTQTSGVVRITRDLDTSIAGRNVLLVEDIVDTGLTISYIKKLLDSRNPKTLRICAFLDKPSRRKTDLTIDYTGVKIPDKFVVGYGLDWNEKYRNLPRVAVIG; this is translated from the coding sequence ATGGAAATAAAAGAAGTAATTCTTGGTGAAAAAGAAATAGAGCTTGCAGTCAGGAATCTTGCAAGAGAACTGAACAACGTTTATAAAGACGACGATAAAGTCGTTCTTGTTGCCATACTTAAAGGTTCCGTTGTTTTCGCCTCCGATCTCATGCGTAAACTCTCATTTTCAGTAGAACTCGATTTCATCGCCGCTTCTTCGTATGGATCTTCGACGCAGACGAGCGGAGTCGTCAGAATAACAAGAGACCTCGATACTTCGATAGCCGGAAGAAACGTTCTTCTGGTCGAGGACATTGTCGACACCGGCCTGACTATTTCATACATAAAAAAACTTCTCGATTCGAGAAATCCGAAAACGCTGAGAATTTGCGCTTTTTTAGATAAACCTTCGAGAAGAAAAACCGATCTGACAATTGACTACACCGGCGTCAAGATCCCTGATAAATTCGTCGTCGGATACGGTCTTGACTGGAACGAAAAATACCGCAATCTGCCGCGCGTGGCGGTAATAGGCTGA
- the tilS gene encoding tRNA lysidine(34) synthetase TilS: MNQNEKTIKGLKLDGGFELKIREAFSKISLENKLWVACSGGGDSIALAYLSDYIAGERLKGLVYFDHGQRDKEQLAEESLLVESVSRSLGVVFVRGEIINAVSGMSEELLRKKRYEYFDEFALKNKAMILLGHNLDDRIETFMFNLMRGTGTNGLLSIKQSRSSYFRPLLSLTRSEIRKFLDENSIEHKDDPSNLSLNFKRNRIRKTLMPLFGDISGRNYRIFFERLFFSLELDFEALESHDERLLNEVAWLGPTGYTIKLEAFNRIPDHSKRRILRKAAFRSGHNSLSSRQTERLLLLSGGRAGSKVFCSGLRAFRRKGMLIILNKQVTEWK, from the coding sequence ATGAATCAGAATGAGAAAACAATTAAGGGGTTGAAACTCGACGGCGGATTTGAGTTGAAAATCCGGGAAGCATTTTCAAAAATTTCCCTTGAAAATAAACTCTGGGTCGCGTGCAGCGGAGGGGGAGATTCAATTGCGCTGGCATACCTTTCCGATTATATTGCCGGAGAAAGACTGAAAGGACTTGTCTATTTCGATCACGGGCAGAGAGATAAGGAACAATTGGCAGAGGAGTCGTTGCTGGTCGAATCCGTCAGCAGATCCCTCGGCGTCGTATTTGTTCGGGGAGAGATTATAAATGCCGTTTCGGGCATGTCGGAGGAGCTGCTGCGGAAAAAAAGGTACGAGTATTTTGACGAATTTGCCCTAAAAAACAAAGCGATGATATTGCTCGGTCACAACCTGGACGACCGTATTGAGACTTTTATGTTCAATCTTATGAGGGGAACCGGGACGAACGGACTTCTATCCATCAAGCAAAGTCGAAGCAGTTATTTCAGACCCCTTCTTTCGCTTACCAGATCGGAAATAAGGAAATTCCTCGATGAAAATTCTATCGAGCACAAAGACGACCCTTCCAATCTGTCTTTGAATTTCAAGAGAAACAGGATCAGAAAAACTTTGATGCCGCTTTTCGGAGATATTTCCGGCAGAAATTACAGGATTTTCTTCGAGAGGCTTTTTTTCTCTCTCGAACTCGATTTCGAAGCCCTCGAATCACACGATGAACGTCTTTTAAATGAAGTTGCCTGGCTGGGGCCGACAGGTTATACTATAAAACTTGAAGCGTTTAACCGGATACCGGATCATTCTAAAAGGAGAATCCTTAGAAAAGCTGCATTTAGATCGGGACATAATTCATTGAGCAGCCGTCAAACGGAAAGACTTTTGCTTTTGAGCGGAGGCCGCGCCGGGTCTAAAGTTTTCTGCAGCGGACTCAGAGCCTTCAGAAGAAAAGGAATGCTAATCATATTAAACAAACAGGTAACGGAATGGAAATAA